Part of the Bdellovibrionales bacterium genome is shown below.
TTTTGGTACTCCAACATGAATCCCACTATCGTCCGTTTGTGATACAGCTGACAACCAATACATCAGGGCTGACCTAGGGTTACCTCTTGACTGTCCCCACAACAGTCTAAAAAATTGAGTTTCAACTTTTTCTCCAAGAATGTCGCCGGTGCCATATGCAGATATTGATTTATCAAATGATCGAGAGTAGCCAGTTACTTTGTGTCTTGCCAAAATCAGATTTTGTATTTCAGAATCCGTCCACATTCTCATTTCATAGACCTGCCCATAAAAATGCTCATCTCCAAACACGCCCTTCAAATAAGTCCATGCATGAGAATTCGCCGTCAGGCACCAAAATATCTTAGTCGTCTTTAGACTGATTATTTCCATAAAAAGACGATATGCTTGAAAGCCACCAATTTTGCCAACGAAAAGATTATGGATATCATCAACCATAATTACGATTTTCTTATCGAGAGTAGACTCCACCCTAATGAAATCTTCAATGGAGTTTATCTGAACTCCAAGATGCTTAGAAAGCCAGTCGAGTAATCTTTCACAGCTGTAGATTTTTGGAGAAACCCAAACGAAGAACTTATCGTTTGAGTTGATTTGATCAAATATCATTTTAACGCTGGTACTTTTGCCTATTCCTCGGCTGCCAACAAGAACCACGAGATCTTCAGGCGACTGGTCGTTGAGCCAACTGTTTATCGTATTCAAAATATCTTTTGCCACCAAAGGTTCGCGATCGATATAAAAGTGCTTTTCGGCAGGTAAATAGTAATCAAATACCGACAGATATTTAGAGTCAGGAGTTTGCAGAGTTTTTGAAAAATCAAATTCTTGCTCGAGCTTTTTTCTTAAAACCTCCGAGAAGAGTCGTTTAAAGAAATTGAATCTAATTAAATACAAAGATGACCACTTAAGAACATCGTGCACTAAAACAAAAATGAAAAAAATTGCCAAGACGCCAAGGCCTAGACGTCGCTCCGTTATTTTTTTAAAGTGTGACCTTGCTTTTGGAAATCGCACCTGAAAAGCCTGCAAGATTTCAATTTTCCAGAATCGAACTTCGTTTACTACGACAAAAAGGCTGGCCCAGGTTGAAATCTCATAGACAATTCCAAATACTAAAGCCCGCCTTAAAGTATCCTCAACAATATAAAGTAGGACAAAACGTGCGAAGAAAAAACGTGACAGTCTCCTTGCTGTGTCTTCAGCCCTTTGACTAAGATCACTATTCAATTCTAATATTTCTGAAGAAAATATGAGTTCAATTAAGATTCGAAGCACTAGGCGGACGGCCTTATAAAGGAAGTAGATCTCTAAATAAAAAATAACTAATGAAAACTCTGCAAGATCGGTCTCTTCTATCAAAACTCTAGCAATATGGATGCTGGCAACCATGCCGAGCGATGGAACGAAGGGATTCAGCCGACTGATCCAAAGTGCCAATCGGGTTCTTTGTTTATAATCTAATATAGATCGCGCTAGAACTTGTTTGCGCAACTGATCTAGTTTCTCCGCTGTCAATTTTAAGAGTTTATGTGCGAGAATGGGGAGTAACATTAGCCCAATTAAAATCATGATCTGTCTTGCTATATCAACCCAACCCTCAAAACCACGATTCCACTTTGCTTTGAATTCAACTATTTTGTTAACACTACCTCCAAGCAATTTTAGTGGTAATAAACGTACCTCTGTTGCTACTCCAGTGATCGTGTTTTCATTGAGGCTTCCAATGTTTTCACAAGAGCTGCTTGTTTCGCACAATTTTATCAGCTGTGCCCTTAGGCGCCCCGAATCGCTAACGAGTCGGAAATTAATAGCCCTGAAATCAAATAGGAGTTTCTGCCTTTGCTCCGATAGCTCCCCTAGTCTCTGCTTAGCCTTTAAATGAAGTTCGATGTAATTCTGAAACTCCTTTTTGTTTCCATGTTTATTCTTGGGATCCACTAAAGGCTTAGGAAGGGCAAAATCACTGGTAACATCAAGTTTGGTAAATGCAGTGAGTAGGAGCTTTGCCGCCGATCTCCAAATGGTGTCCACGGTATCGAATTGACTATCGATTTTTTTCCCGGACAGATCAAGGCTCGCATGCCTTGAAAGCTGATCTCTGAGTTCGTCTAGTTTTTTACGTTCTGTCTTAATGTTCTCAAGAAAACCAATATGCTCAGTTTCTATATCAACAACAAATTTTTCCAATAAGGAACGCGCAGAGAGGAGTTCGTCACCAGAAAAATCACTTTCTTTTGATATGCTTTTTTCTCTAGTTATCAAACCAGCTTGTGCCTGACCGAGTGACTCTTTACTTTCAGCTAATTGCTTCTCAATTTGATAAGAGTCCAAATCTTTTTGTCTTGCGGCCTCAAATGTAGCGATTAAATTGCCCCTCTCAGACCTCTCGGTCTTAAGGAAAAGTAATCTTTTCGTATTTAAGGCAGCTTGTTTTTCTGCGGCCTGAGATACCAAATTCATACTTTTTTCGTCTTTAGCGCACTCGCTGTAATCCTTGTACTCTTCCTGCTTTAAGATTTCAGCCCTGTTCGTTAGTTTTGATAATTCAGAGATTCGTTTTTTGACGGACTCTTCATCCTCTAAATTGACTTGAAATAAAACCGTGAGCGGAACATCAACTGGACCTTTAGACCCAAGAAGTGAGGCCATGCTTATCAAGGCTGAATCGAGATTGCTGTTTTTAGACTGAAGGTTGTTGATAGCCATTGGGCAATCTATATTTGAAGTCTGTTCAGCTGCCATGCCTATGACAGAGAAAAAGGTAAAGACGACTGACAAAATTAAACGTATTAGTCCGGAAAAAATGGCTGGTTCTTGATAAGATTTCACGTATTGGCATTCACTTGTTCGTAAATGCTTATTTTTCATATCCGCTTTCGATTTAATTTTTTTAAGTCGGAAGCTTTGCTTGAGAACACCCACTGATCAATTTCCAAGGTGCTAAATCGCCATTGATGTCCCACTCGCTGGCATGGAATCTTATTACCCTCAATCCAGCGGTAAATAGTGATTGGTGCGATATTTAGGTGGGCTGCTACTTGCTCAGCAGTGAGCCAAACCTTGTGCATCATTGCATATCCTCTAATTTTTTTAAATGAGGCAATATGATCTAAAATGATAAGTAAAGATAAAGCAAGATAATATCTTGAGTGAGCATCTGTTTCGCCTTTGAGTATGCGTCTTTGACAGCCTTCGCGTTGAAGGTGACGCTCCTATAGCCTTTTTCATTCTTTACATAGTTTGGCATAGAGACTCTTCTCTTTTCTCCTTTTTTCGAATATGGATGACTCGGATATCTGAGCCTCGAATGGTAAAATAGACAAACACATGATGAAGCGTATCTGTTAGGCCAAGTATTCCATATCTTGATTCATTCACCTTGGGGCTTACCTGCTCATCAAGCGCCCTGATGCTACCAATGCCAGGGTAACCCGTTGAGGGTTAAGAGGGAAAACCTAAAATCCGAGGTAAGCGCTAATCTTTTCCAAATAGTTCGCCACGTGACCAGCTCATGCATTGTGGAAGATGCAAATGAAACATCAATCAGCGTCTTTTTCGGCTCGGAAGCGAATCCAGGCTCTGAAAAAGAGCCTGGCATTTCGAGTGAACGAGGCCCCGCGTGCGTTTGGAGGGAATACTTTGGCAGAGGGCAAGGGCTTTTTTTTGGGAGAATTTTCGCGGGAATTCAATTTCTGGGAGATTGACGAACTGATGGGATTTTGAGGGTGAAAAATATAAGTAATCGATGAAGGCCTTTTCCATGTTGGCCACTTTCAAGTAGGGCTTTATGTATTCATAGCCGGTGAAAAAATCGGGGTGGCAGTGGTGGAAAGAAAACACGTCCAGCGGGTTTTCGATGAATTTGGTTCGATCCAGAGTGACGGCATCCCTCCTCTTGAATAGCTCCCCAAATTGTGCTGCTCTTAAAGTGATCCTGATACTCGACGAGAATATTTCCGGTCCACCTTTGTTGCGAGCTGGTGGCTAATAAGTAAGTGAAATCGTTCAATAGCAGGCCGTATGTCCATTCATTTAATAAGACATTTTATAGACTTTTAAGTCTATAAAATGTCTTATTAAACGTGTTATTAAATGTATCATTAAATGAATTCATAAATGGTACGTGACCAAATGGTGTCTGGTGCTTTGATGTTGAGTCACTATGGAGGCACAATGTCTGAATGTCATCTCTGGGGGCAAATGTCGCAATGGCTTGGTATATCTAAAATCGGCTGTATTTGGTCAGATTGCGGATCGCAAATTGGCCCAATCTAAGGCAAGCCTGCGGCAGATTCAGTCCTTCAGTTTCTCGATAGATTCGCCACGTATTTTTTGCGGACTCAAATTTATTGGCGGAACGGGACTGGTTGACAATACGGTATCGGGCCAGGTCTTCATTGAGGCCTTCGCAACGAAATCCGCGTTTGAGGAGGTTCAACCACAGAATGAAGTCCTCGTGCTTTGATTCCGTAAAGGATACCTTTCCAACTTGATCTATATCGAGCATGACGGTCAGGCAGGCGATACAATTCTGTTGAAGCAGCCTTTCGTAGGTCGTTTGACGAGGGACCCCAATGATCCTTCCAATGCGCTTTTCGTTCAAATCAATTCGTCGAAAAGCCGTGCAAGTGAATGAGTAGTTATTTGTCCTCATAAAATCGACTTGTCTCTGCAGTTTCTCAGGAAGCCAGAAATCGTCGCTATCTAAGAAAGCCAGAAACCGGCCGTGAGCTAATGAGATGGCATAGTTTCGGGAAAGGGCAAGCCCTCGTCCCTCTGGGACCTGAACAAATTTAATCCGCGGATCCTTGTCTGAATAGCCTTGGACGATTTCTGGAGTTTTGTCGGTCGTTCCCGAATCTGCAACGACGAGCATTTCCCAATTCGTATAAGTTTGATCCTGAACAGACTTAATCGTTTTATCGATGTAAGCCTCAGAATTGAAAACTGGGGTGATAATTGAAACGAGTCCATCACGACTGGGACTCGTGGAGCTATTCAACGCCGCCTCAAGGCTGGGCACCTTTTCGTGTTCCATTTTATTTCTACCAGGGAGACCATCGCCATCGCCATCGCCATCGCCATTACCAATTGCCATCGCGTATTTTTGCCAAGTACTGGCCTATAGATTGAAGTACAATCTGATGGCAATCCTCCACTATTCCATAGTTCTGGAATTCAAAGTGAAGTGAAACATCACACAGTTCTCTGGACTTGCCGCCGCCAAAGCCCGTGAGGGCAATTGTCTTTAGGCCCATTTTGCGAGCGACCTCAAGACTCTTGACGATGTTGGGACTTTTACCACTGGAGGAGATCGTGATTAAAACGTCACCCTCTTCTCCATACATTGCCACTTGAGTCGCAAAGACCTCATCATATCCGTAATCATTGGCAATAGCGGTCAGCATCGGTCCGTTTGCACTGAGAGACAAAACCTTAAGGGGTGGCTGACCGGGGCTTAAAGTTCCCTTTCCTAAATCGCACGAGAGGTGATCTGAGATTCCTGCTGAACCACCATTGCCAGCGATTAAAAGTTTTTTTCCTTTTTGGGAGGCCTGGAAAATCAATTCAAAAGCGTGATCAATATTTTTTAACGGAACCGACCTAAGAGCCTGATCCAGCGAAGTGCGATATTCCGAAAAATGAGCGGAAGCTGTCTTGCCGTCAAATATATGATTAAGGCGTCTTGGATCTTGTGAGGTCATAAACAATTGTATAGTTGAAGTGCCCTTAAAATAGAAGAAGGGATTGTGATTATTTCGGGTGCCCAGCCAACCCCAAGATATTTTGGTTACCGACAATCTAATGCAGCGCATGATTTTAATTCCGGGCTAACTAAGGAGCCTCGCTTGTCAGCGGCGCAGTGAAGGAATAGATTCGGTCACCTAAAAACGAAGCGGGAGAGCGAATTTGAAAGCGGTTATTTTGGCTGGAGGTAAGGGGACTCGCCTTGGCTCCTTGACTGAACAAATCCCTAAAGTGTTATTGCCGATTGCAGGCAAGCCTGTTCTTGACTACCAGTTTGAATGGTTGGTTCGAGAGGGAGTGAGAGAGGTGTTGCTTCTCACGGGTCACATGACCGACAAGATTAGGGAGCACTGTGGGGATGGATCAAAATGGGGTTTAAGAATTTCATTCATTGAGGAGGCAGCACCTCTTGGCACGGCTGGTGCTCTCAAGGAAGCCGAAGATTTTTTGCTAGAGGACTTTCTCGTCGTTTATGGTGACGTCTTGGTCGACATGGATCTCTCGGCTTTCATCAATTTTCATTGTGAGCTTGAGGACCCATGCGCGACTCTGATGGTTCACCCAAATGATCATCCTCATGATAGCGATTTGGTGGAATTTGATAAGTAATTTCGGATAACAGCTTTTCACGGAAAGCCACACGATCCCAATCGTTTTTATCACAATTAAGTTAATGCGGCGGTTTATATCTTGAGTCCTCGAATTTTTAACTACCTCCAAAGAGGGGTCCATCTGGATTTAGGCCGGGATGTGTTTCCTCACTTGGTGAAGAGTGAGAGATTTTATGCCTATCCTTCAGCAGAATATTTGAAAGATATGGGTAGCCCAGACCGATTGGCTGCCGTAGAGGCAGATGTTTTAAGTGGTAAGGTGAAGCTGCATCATCGTCGAAATTCTCGTCCGGCGGTGTTTCTGGATCGTGATGGAGTCCTTTGTCACCATGTTGATTTTCTCAGAGATTTGGGCGGTCTGGTGTTGTTTGATGATGTGCCAGCGGCCTTATCGAAATTAAATCGTTCAGATTTTTTAGCGATCGTGATTACCAATCAGCCGGTGGTTGCGCGGGGTTGGGCAGATGAAGCGCAGGTTCGCGAAATTCATAAAAAAATGGAGACACAACTTGGGCGTTCGGGTGCTCGTTTTGATGCCATTTATTTTTGTCCGCATCATCCAGACAAGGGATTTCCGGGCGAAGATATGACTTACAAAATCACTTGTGAGTGTCGCAAGCCGAGCGATGGAATGATTCAGGAGGCAAAACGGTTTTTCAACATTGATCTTTCAAGGTCCTACGTTGTTGGAGATACCTGGCGTGACATCGGCGTTGGTCGAACTGCGGGACTGAAAAAATGTCTCGGTGTAAAAAATGCGGTCGGTCGGGTCGGTGAATTTCGTGATCAGATTCCAGATAAAATCTTTTTGAATCTTGCGGAAGCGGTTGATTTTATTTTGGAGGATTCAAAGTTAGACGTTCACTCAAATTCGGTGTCAGCGACAGCAATTCAGCATGAGGGTCATAAGGGGGGGCATTAAGAATGATCATCACCAAAACTCCATTTCGAATGAGCTTTTTTGGAGGAGGCAGTGATTTGCCGGAGTTCTATCGTCAATCACCGGGGGCCACACTGAGTGTGACGATCGACAAGTACATGTACATATCGACTCACGATTTTTTTGAGCGTGATCAATACAGAATGAAATATTCTCGAACAGAAACGGTCAGTTCCGTCGCAGAGATTGAGCATCCTATCTTGCGTGCGGTGGTTCGTCGTCTGAATATTGCTGGAGGGATTGAAATTAGCTCTATTGCAGACATTCCTTCTGGCACAGGACTGGGATCTTCTTCAAGTTTCACCGTAGGAGCCTTACATAATCTTTATTCGAGAAGGGGTGATTTTGTTTCTAAAGAGCGAATTGCCCGAGAGGCCTGTGAGGTTGAGATTGGTGATTTGGGGGAGCCCATTGGAAAGCAAGATCAATATGCTGCTGCCTTTGGAGGGCTCAATATTATTTCCTATGCTGCGAGCGAGCAGGTCAATGTTGAGCCCATCTATTTGAAATCTGATCTTCATGAGGCTTTTCAGGATCATTTGTTGCTCTTTTACACGGGCAAGAGTCGATCTGCCGCTTCTATCCTTTCTGAACAAAAAGCGAACATGATGTCGGACCAAAAGGTTGAGCAACTCAAGAAAATGGTTGCAATGGTATGGCAGGGTCGGGAATTGCTTCACGAGGGGCGTTTCGATAAATTTGGGAGCTTGCTTCATGAGAGCTGGTTGCTCAAAAAAGGAATGGCAAGCGGAGTTTCCAATGTTGAGATCGATCGCTCCTACGAAATCGCCATGAGTGCGGGAGCTTTTGGTGGCAAACTTCTTGGCGCAGGTGGGGGCGGTTTTCTGCTTGTCTGTTGCGCGCCCGAGAAAAGACTTGCGATCAGGGAGGCTCTAAAATCTCAAGGCCTAGAGTACAGGGCTTTTCGTTTTGAACAGGATGGATCTAAAGTGATCTATGCCGAGCAATGAATGAGCTGGCATTGCAGAAAGCAAACGGAAAAAGAACTTGGCACATGATATGAGAGCACTCATTCAAAAAAATCCCATACTTACTTTGCTTACTCTTGTTGGTTTTGCCCTGAGAGCCTACGGAATTGGTAGCAATAGCTTGTGGATGGATGAGATCCGACAGGTTGGTTATTACTATAGTACCGAGAATGTGTTTCATTTGATTTACAAGGCGGCGACTCAGCAGCAACCACCGCTTGATTATCTGATTGGCTATGTGATTGGTTTGTTTCTTCCCTTTCATGAAGTGGTTGCTCGTCTGCCTTCTTTGGTGTTTGGGACCTTGCTCATTCCGTTAACCTATCAGTTGGTGTCGCTGATTTATAACTCTCGGGTGGCTTTACTTACTTCAATATTCGTGTGTTTTTCACCGTCCCTTATTTATTACTCTCAGGAGGCTCGGCCGTATTCTATTTTTCTGGTGCTCTTGACTTGGACTCTGATCTCTTACTTTAAAGCGATGGATTCTAATTCGGACACGGGGTGGAAGAAATATCGACTTGCGAGCTTTTTCACTCTAATGAGCAGGGGATTAGAGCCTATTCTGGGGCTTGGTTCATTATTTTTAACTTCAATGGTGATGTGGAAATCTATAGGTACTAAGAACGAGTCGCCTTCAACCCCGCCGCCGCAGAATCTCTTTAAGCGCTATTTCCGGTTTACTGTGACTTCTGGATTGTGGTTTTTGCCCTTTTTATTGTTTATTATTTCCAAGTCGCGAAAATATTTAGCGGGTGGAACTGGTACCGAAACCTCGAGTGTATCGTGGGCAAGCTTTTCTCCCTTTAGCCACCTTTGGACGGCTCTGAATCAAACACTCCCTCAGCCGACCCTGGGTATCTTTACCTTAGCAACACTTGGCTTGATTCTTTGTCTCATTGAACGAAAGAAGCACCCTAGGGCCTTGTTTATTTCGGTGTTCTTTTTTGTGTTCATGATTGTGCATACGGTGGTTTTTCATCTATCGGTCAATCCTGAGCTGGCGGGCCTTGCGCCCAAATATGTTCTTTATTCGCACATTCCTTTTCTTTTCCTAGGTTCCGTCAGTATGAGCTACTTGTTCGGACTTTTTGAGAACTTGGTAGGCTTAGCGAAAGCCCGTCGGCTAGTGCCAGGTTTGGTGGCTTGTTTAGTGGTCGTATTTACACTTAGCCAACTTCCGAAATTGAAAGAAGTCTACCGAACTCACAAAGTCGATTATCGTTCGGCGGGTAAGTACTTAAAAAAGAATCTCAGCTATGGAGATGTTATCGTCCATGTGAGTTTTTTGCCCATGGGTCATTTAGAGCACGGATTTTGGGGTGAAGGGCTTTATTATAAAACTCCGGCGCCTACCTGGGGCATAAGTGAAGCCGTTAAAGCGATTAAAGCCAATCCTCACAGAAATAATCGTATTTTCGTCGCGGTCCATGAGGCTCCTGAAGAGCCTATTAATCACTCCCCTCATTTAACCGAATTTACGGCAAACGGGATTAAACTCTTCCATTTAGACAAAAGGATCATTTCGACAAACTGGGGGCAGGAACTCGATCGCCTTATTGACGAGTTAATCCCGCTATTTCCTCAAGAGGGAGCTCGCGCAAAACTATACTTAGCTAAATGCCAGTTGCTAGCGACCACCGATGAGGCCCAAGCTCGCCAGTCATTTGCAGCTGCTCAATCTCTCTATCCAAATTTGAAATTTGAAAGTGAATGTAACTAAAACCTACTGCCGAGAAGCAGTTCAGACCAAAGGCGTTTCAAGAAGCGAATGCCAGTGGGAATACTCTGCGCACCCGTTTCGCCAGCGATTCTCGGCCCCTCAACCGTTGGGAATTCGACGATGTTGATTTTTTTCTTCAGTGCTCTCATCGTCATTTGGTACTCAATCGTATAATCGTAGGCCGATAGATTGAGATGGGTTGCGGCCGCTTTGGTGATCCCTCGATAACCATTAATGGAATCTGTGATGTATGGTCCCTTGCTCCTAAAAAGCATGTTCGCCAAAAAGTTAAAAGCGAGATTGGCCCATTTCCGCCATTTTAAAAGCTGTCCGTCTTCTTCGTTAACCGACTCTCGCATCATTCGTGAGGCAATGACGAGGTCGGCACCCTCATCAAACAACTTTCGAAATTTGCCGAGATCCTTGGGATCTTCATTGCCATCCGGCGAAAAGAACACGTAAGCGTCCGCATCGATTTCACGGAAAGCCGTTAGAAAGGCATCGCCCCTACCTCGCTTACTTTGTGATAAAACCCTGATATTATTCTCTTTAAAAAACTCTACGGTACCATCAGTAGATCCACCATCAACAGCACAGATCATATCAAACCCAGCATCCGGCCCAGGCTTTGGCAACATCGGAAGCATTACTTTTAAACAATCGAGCTCGTTACGAGCCAGTATACATAGAGCGATTTTTTTCATATTCATCCCAAAACCATTTAATGGTATTTCTTAAGCCGTCTGCGAACAAAATATTCGCTTTAAAGGCAAGCTCTCGTTCCAACTTTGAGGTGTCGCACATTCGTCGTGGTTGGCCGGTGATTCCGGCCGGGTCAAAGATCGGTTTGATTCGAGTATTTCGAAGTTCTCCAACCATTTCGGCAATCATCAAGGCCACATCGCAAATCTTTATCTCCTCTTGAGCTCCGATATTGATCGGATCAGCTTTTGCGTAGCGAGCAGCCACCTCGATAAGTCCTCGAGCAAAATCATCGACATACAGAAAAGACCTGGAGTGGGATCCATCGCCCCACACCGGGAAAGATCCACCTTCACAAGTCATGGCCTTTAAAATCAAGGCCGGGATCACGTGCGAAGACTTCGGATCAAAATTATCTCTCGGGCCATAGGCATTATAAGGTCGTGCTATGGCGACCGACATTCCAAACTCAAAGGCATATTGCTTGGTGAGATATTCTTCCATGCGCTTAGACCAGCCATAGCCCGAGTTTGTGGGTTCTGGCTCGTCCTTCATGCCTTCTTCTTCGGGCGTTGGCAGGCTACAGTGGCGTGGGTACACACAGGCGGTGCTTGTGACCATAAAGCGCTCAGCTTTATTTTCTTTAGCCGCTTTGATCGTGTTAAAGAAGGACTGCAAATTTTCCTGAAAAATTGTCGCCGGATGATTTTTATTGTACTCAATACCGGCAACTGAAGCC
Proteins encoded:
- a CDS encoding nucleotidyltransferase family protein; protein product: MKAVILAGGKGTRLGSLTEQIPKVLLPIAGKPVLDYQFEWLVREGVREVLLLTGHMTDKIREHCGDGSKWGLRISFIEEAAPLGTAGALKEAEDFLLEDFLVVYGDVLVDMDLSAFINFHCELEDPCATLMVHPNDHPHDSDLVEFDK
- a CDS encoding SIS domain-containing protein — protein: MRCIRLSVTKISWGWLGTRNNHNPFFYFKGTSTIQLFMTSQDPRRLNHIFDGKTASAHFSEYRTSLDQALRSVPLKNIDHAFELIFQASQKGKKLLIAGNGGSAGISDHLSCDLGKGTLSPGQPPLKVLSLSANGPMLTAIANDYGYDEVFATQVAMYGEEGDVLITISSSGKSPNIVKSLEVARKMGLKTIALTGFGGGKSRELCDVSLHFEFQNYGIVEDCHQIVLQSIGQYLAKIRDGNW
- a CDS encoding HAD-IIIA family hydrolase; this translates as MSPRIFNYLQRGVHLDLGRDVFPHLVKSERFYAYPSAEYLKDMGSPDRLAAVEADVLSGKVKLHHRRNSRPAVFLDRDGVLCHHVDFLRDLGGLVLFDDVPAALSKLNRSDFLAIVITNQPVVARGWADEAQVREIHKKMETQLGRSGARFDAIYFCPHHPDKGFPGEDMTYKITCECRKPSDGMIQEAKRFFNIDLSRSYVVGDTWRDIGVGRTAGLKKCLGVKNAVGRVGEFRDQIPDKIFLNLAEAVDFILEDSKLDVHSNSVSATAIQHEGHKGGH
- a CDS encoding GHMP kinase, with protein sequence MIITKTPFRMSFFGGGSDLPEFYRQSPGATLSVTIDKYMYISTHDFFERDQYRMKYSRTETVSSVAEIEHPILRAVVRRLNIAGGIEISSIADIPSGTGLGSSSSFTVGALHNLYSRRGDFVSKERIAREACEVEIGDLGEPIGKQDQYAAAFGGLNIISYAASEQVNVEPIYLKSDLHEAFQDHLLLFYTGKSRSAASILSEQKANMMSDQKVEQLKKMVAMVWQGRELLHEGRFDKFGSLLHESWLLKKGMASGVSNVEIDRSYEIAMSAGAFGGKLLGAGGGGFLLVCCAPEKRLAIREALKSQGLEYRAFRFEQDGSKVIYAEQ
- a CDS encoding glycosyltransferase family 39 protein; the protein is MAHDMRALIQKNPILTLLTLVGFALRAYGIGSNSLWMDEIRQVGYYYSTENVFHLIYKAATQQQPPLDYLIGYVIGLFLPFHEVVARLPSLVFGTLLIPLTYQLVSLIYNSRVALLTSIFVCFSPSLIYYSQEARPYSIFLVLLTWTLISYFKAMDSNSDTGWKKYRLASFFTLMSRGLEPILGLGSLFLTSMVMWKSIGTKNESPSTPPPQNLFKRYFRFTVTSGLWFLPFLLFIISKSRKYLAGGTGTETSSVSWASFSPFSHLWTALNQTLPQPTLGIFTLATLGLILCLIERKKHPRALFISVFFFVFMIVHTVVFHLSVNPELAGLAPKYVLYSHIPFLFLGSVSMSYLFGLFENLVGLAKARRLVPGLVACLVVVFTLSQLPKLKEVYRTHKVDYRSAGKYLKKNLSYGDVIVHVSFLPMGHLEHGFWGEGLYYKTPAPTWGISEAVKAIKANPHRNNRIFVAVHEAPEEPINHSPHLTEFTANGIKLFHLDKRIISTNWGQELDRLIDELIPLFPQEGARAKLYLAKCQLLATTDEAQARQSFAAAQSLYPNLKFESECN
- a CDS encoding BrnT family toxin yields the protein MNESRYGILGLTDTLHHVFVYFTIRGSDIRVIHIRKKEKREESLCQTM
- a CDS encoding helix-turn-helix domain-containing protein, with protein sequence MMHKVWLTAEQVAAHLNIAPITIYRWIEGNKIPCQRVGHQWRFSTLEIDQWVFSSKASDLKKLNRKRI
- a CDS encoding NAD-dependent epimerase/dehydratase family protein — its product is MSAYRTGVQKADFHQDTRQFFRGKRVAVTGGTGFIGSHLIEQLLELEARPVVLSRQSNPRFLTNLRSNVELRKCDLFDYKQTFDAMGGCPIVLSLAASVAGIEYNKNHPATIFQENLQSFFNTIKAAKENKAERFMVTSTACVYPRHCSLPTPEEEGMKDEPEPTNSGYGWSKRMEEYLTKQYAFEFGMSVAIARPYNAYGPRDNFDPKSSHVIPALILKAMTCEGGSFPVWGDGSHSRSFLYVDDFARGLIEVAARYAKADPINIGAQEEIKICDVALMIAEMVGELRNTRIKPIFDPAGITGQPRRMCDTSKLERELAFKANILFADGLRNTIKWFWDEYEKNRSMYTGS
- a CDS encoding glycosyltransferase family 2 protein; this encodes MKKIALCILARNELDCLKVMLPMLPKPGPDAGFDMICAVDGGSTDGTVEFFKENNIRVLSQSKRGRGDAFLTAFREIDADAYVFFSPDGNEDPKDLGKFRKLFDEGADLVIASRMMRESVNEEDGQLLKWRKWANLAFNFLANMLFRSKGPYITDSINGYRGITKAAATHLNLSAYDYTIEYQMTMRALKKKINIVEFPTVEGPRIAGETGAQSIPTGIRFLKRLWSELLLGSRF
- a CDS encoding glycosyltransferase family 2 protein, translating into MAIGNGDGDGDGDGLPGRNKMEHEKVPSLEAALNSSTSPSRDGLVSIITPVFNSEAYIDKTIKSVQDQTYTNWEMLVVADSGTTDKTPEIVQGYSDKDPRIKFVQVPEGRGLALSRNYAISLAHGRFLAFLDSDDFWLPEKLQRQVDFMRTNNYSFTCTAFRRIDLNEKRIGRIIGVPRQTTYERLLQQNCIACLTVMLDIDQVGKVSFTESKHEDFILWLNLLKRGFRCEGLNEDLARYRIVNQSRSANKFESAKNTWRIYRETEGLNLPQACLRLGQFAIRNLTKYSRF